Proteins encoded by one window of Marispirochaeta aestuarii:
- a CDS encoding TRAP transporter substrate-binding protein: MRKTIVAVLCVLLLTAGLFAEGRQEGAAETYKITAGLGLNDKSAAYEAMVYFKELVEEGSDGRIVMEIYHSSQLGDDREMMEALQRGEQEMTVPSTAPIVPFVPEFGVFDLPFLFPKHEDADRVLDGEIGQRILDKLSDVGLKGLVYWENGYRNLTNSVREVRTPADVKGMKVRTMENPMHLDAWRTMGANPTPMAFGELFSAMQQGVVDGQENPWGTIYLQNFHEVQTFASDTGHVYSPFVLMISQKYWDNLPADLQKVVMDAAVKSRDKNRELNRKYNKEYMSKLKEVMTVSELTLEEKAQFQTAVQSVYDQYADAIGRGLINEVMEELK; the protein is encoded by the coding sequence ATGAGAAAAACAATCGTTGCTGTTCTGTGTGTCCTGTTACTGACTGCCGGGCTATTCGCCGAAGGCAGGCAGGAGGGGGCAGCGGAAACCTACAAAATTACCGCTGGTCTTGGTTTGAATGACAAGTCGGCAGCCTATGAAGCCATGGTGTATTTTAAAGAACTTGTGGAAGAAGGCAGCGACGGACGTATCGTAATGGAAATTTACCATTCAAGTCAGCTTGGAGACGACCGGGAGATGATGGAAGCCCTGCAGCGGGGAGAACAGGAGATGACTGTCCCTTCAACCGCTCCGATTGTCCCCTTTGTTCCGGAGTTCGGTGTCTTTGATCTCCCCTTTTTGTTTCCTAAACACGAAGATGCAGACCGGGTTCTAGATGGCGAAATTGGACAGAGGATTCTGGACAAACTATCTGATGTCGGACTTAAAGGACTGGTTTATTGGGAGAATGGGTACCGAAATCTCACTAATAGTGTACGTGAGGTGAGAACTCCCGCAGATGTTAAGGGTATGAAAGTCCGTACAATGGAAAACCCAATGCACCTGGATGCCTGGAGAACCATGGGGGCTAATCCTACGCCCATGGCTTTCGGCGAGCTTTTCTCCGCCATGCAGCAGGGGGTTGTGGACGGCCAGGAAAATCCCTGGGGTACCATTTATCTTCAGAACTTTCATGAAGTCCAGACATTTGCGTCCGATACAGGTCATGTTTATTCACCCTTCGTTTTGATGATCAGCCAGAAGTACTGGGACAATCTTCCTGCCGATCTGCAGAAGGTTGTTATGGATGCAGCTGTTAAATCCCGGGATAAGAACCGTGAGCTTAATCGTAAATATAACAAAGAATATATGTCAAAACTAAAGGAAGTTATGACTGTTTCAGAACTGACTTTAGAAGAAAAAGCTCAGTTTCAAACTGCTGTTCAATCTGTTTATGACCAATATGCTGATGCAATCGGAAGGGGTTTGATCAACGAAGTGATGGAAGAACTTAAGTAA
- a CDS encoding TRAP transporter small permease — protein MFFGRFQAALEKAYSMFLILLTLTMFIIVAFNVFMRFVMNQSLGWADELARFIFIWIGFLGAVLAYKNDEHVGLSFLIDAIQSSRGKRIISVIQQILSLVVLLFITYFGYQASTTVMNVSPALSIPMSLMYLIVPFCGGMMCLLGIGKLIAIFRGAEIQTNIRNSVE, from the coding sequence ATGTTTTTCGGACGTTTCCAGGCAGCCCTTGAAAAGGCATATTCCATGTTTCTCATACTGTTAACATTAACAATGTTTATAATTGTTGCATTCAATGTTTTCATGCGCTTTGTGATGAATCAGTCCCTAGGCTGGGCGGATGAACTGGCGCGTTTCATTTTCATCTGGATAGGTTTTCTTGGGGCTGTACTAGCATATAAAAACGATGAACATGTTGGGCTTAGTTTTTTGATTGATGCCATACAGTCCTCCAGGGGGAAGCGCATCATTAGCGTTATACAGCAGATCCTTAGCCTCGTAGTGCTGTTGTTTATTACCTATTTCGGGTACCAGGCTTCAACCACTGTCATGAATGTATCTCCAGCATTATCCATCCCCATGTCCTTAATGTATCTCATTGTACCTTTTTGTGGAGGTATGATGTGTTTGCTTGGAATTGGAAAGCTCATCGCGATTTTCCGGGGGGCGGAAATACAGACTAATATCAGGAATTCGGTGGAGTAA
- a CDS encoding TRAP transporter large permease, whose protein sequence is MLWIFLFFLFSSVILGLPIVFALGIANIVMLQLLDLPFTIIASKMISGMNSFPLLAIPFFMFVGEVMSRGGIARRLVKLADAFVGHITGGLGHVNILASMFFGGISGSAIADTAAIGGLMVPPMVQQKYTPSYSAAVTASSAVIGIIIPPSIPFILYGIVTSTSIARLFLGGIVPGLIVGFALMVTTYITSSRYGYGKREKGKSFSLKEVWSAFQAVWPALTLPVIIVGGILGGIFTATEAGAVAAFVALLLSLFYYREIQIKDLPGIFLSTAKTTAIVLFLSAMAMVSAWLLTRARVPVALSNLLTAITESKLLILLFCNMLLFLVGFVMDLTPAILILAPILTPLMMNIGIDPVYFGVIMCINLGIGLVTPPVGTVLYVACGVADVRMEGLVKSLLPFLFTLLVVLLLLILFPELVMFIPNYFS, encoded by the coding sequence ATGTTGTGGATTTTCCTCTTTTTTCTATTTTCCTCAGTTATTCTTGGACTTCCTATTGTTTTTGCACTCGGTATAGCCAACATAGTCATGTTGCAATTGTTAGATCTTCCATTCACTATTATTGCAAGTAAGATGATATCGGGAATGAACAGTTTTCCACTCCTCGCGATCCCATTTTTTATGTTCGTTGGGGAGGTAATGAGTCGTGGTGGTATAGCTCGCAGACTTGTCAAACTGGCAGATGCTTTTGTTGGACACATTACAGGGGGGCTTGGTCATGTAAATATTCTTGCCAGCATGTTCTTTGGCGGTATAAGTGGATCAGCAATTGCTGATACGGCTGCTATTGGAGGCTTGATGGTTCCGCCTATGGTACAACAGAAATACACACCATCATATTCCGCTGCAGTTACCGCAAGTTCTGCGGTAATTGGCATAATAATTCCCCCCAGTATTCCTTTTATTTTATACGGAATAGTAACAAGTACATCAATAGCAAGGCTTTTTCTGGGTGGTATAGTTCCAGGTCTTATCGTCGGTTTTGCTCTGATGGTAACTACCTATATTACAAGCAGTCGTTATGGTTATGGGAAAAGAGAGAAAGGCAAGTCTTTTTCCCTAAAGGAGGTCTGGTCTGCATTTCAGGCAGTTTGGCCGGCTCTGACTCTACCGGTGATCATTGTAGGCGGTATTCTCGGTGGAATATTTACTGCAACCGAAGCTGGGGCAGTAGCAGCTTTTGTTGCACTTCTTCTTAGTCTCTTCTATTACCGTGAAATTCAGATTAAAGATCTTCCCGGAATATTTCTATCTACTGCCAAGACAACTGCAATTGTTCTGTTTCTCAGTGCAATGGCCATGGTTTCTGCCTGGCTGTTGACAAGGGCAAGAGTCCCGGTTGCTTTATCAAATCTTCTGACAGCTATTACAGAATCTAAACTGCTTATTCTTCTATTTTGTAACATGCTTTTATTCCTTGTTGGCTTTGTCATGGATTTGACACCTGCAATTCTTATCCTTGCACCCATACTCACACCTTTAATGATGAATATCGGAATCGATCCGGTTTACTTTGGGGTAATAATGTGTATTAACCTTGGGATTGGGTTAGTTACACCACCAGTGGGAACTGTTTTGTATGTGGCATGCGGTGTTGCAGATGTGAGAATGGAGGGTTTGGTAAAGTCTCTTCTTCCGTTTTTGTTTACTCTGCTTGTAGTTCTGTTATTACTTATTCTTTTTCCAGAATTGGTCATGTTCATTCCCAACTATTTCAGCTAA
- a CDS encoding uroporphyrinogen decarboxylase family protein, whose protein sequence is MTSRERFLAAARGLYTDCIPAAPYNGNFGAALAGIPISVYNTDGKQMADAQTLAWEKIGQDVIVAQSDNYYIAEGFGCVIEQPYDTTPNLVKPAVATLDEVEKLKVPDPYRDGRMPVYLEAISLLRERFGNEVAIRGPGTGPFSLASYLMGGTTEFLMQIAYCEADNDSVKESQLFELMDVSSDALIVFLKAQLSAGSDTAMVGDSLASLSMISPKIYEKYVFPYECKVFQSIRADVKKRDAVTILHICGDTRDILPNMAQTGADILEIDAKVTLADARILVGDKIALMGNLEPTTVLFAGTPEHVQNESLKCIRAMEGSQGGFILGSGCEVVPKSPEVNLKMMVETAHNASGNM, encoded by the coding sequence ATGACATCTCGTGAACGATTTCTTGCTGCAGCCCGGGGACTGTATACTGATTGCATTCCGGCAGCACCATATAATGGTAATTTTGGAGCGGCTCTGGCCGGTATACCGATATCAGTTTATAACACTGATGGAAAACAGATGGCAGATGCCCAGACTCTTGCTTGGGAAAAGATTGGGCAGGATGTAATCGTTGCGCAGTCTGATAATTACTATATTGCTGAAGGATTCGGATGTGTAATTGAACAGCCGTACGATACAACCCCAAATTTGGTTAAACCAGCCGTTGCGACACTTGATGAAGTTGAAAAACTCAAGGTGCCGGATCCGTACAGAGACGGACGGATGCCTGTATATCTCGAAGCAATTTCTTTGTTGCGCGAAAGGTTTGGTAATGAAGTTGCAATACGTGGTCCGGGAACAGGACCATTTTCACTAGCCAGCTATTTGATGGGTGGGACTACCGAGTTCCTGATGCAGATTGCATATTGTGAAGCCGACAATGATTCTGTAAAAGAGTCACAATTATTCGAATTGATGGATGTTTCTTCGGATGCTCTTATAGTCTTTTTAAAAGCTCAGCTATCTGCAGGTTCTGATACTGCAATGGTTGGAGATTCTCTTGCTTCATTGAGTATGATCTCACCAAAGATTTATGAGAAATATGTCTTCCCTTACGAATGCAAGGTTTTCCAGAGCATCAGGGCGGATGTAAAAAAGCGTGATGCAGTAACTATTTTACATATTTGCGGCGATACCCGGGATATTCTTCCCAACATGGCCCAAACAGGTGCTGATATTCTTGAAATTGACGCAAAGGTTACTCTTGCTGATGCTCGGATTCTTGTTGGGGATAAAATTGCACTTATGGGAAATCTTGAACCCACAACAGTTTTGTTTGCTGGGACACCAGAACATGTGCAAAATGAATCTTTGAAATGCATTCGGGCAATGGAAGGCTCTCAAGGTGGGTTCATCCTTGGGTCAGGTTGTGAGGTGGTGCCAAAGAGTCCTGAGGTAAACTTGAAAATGATGGTAGAAACTGCTCATAATGCATCAGGGAATATGTAA
- a CDS encoding histidine kinase: MESEYNGQNDEVAMLEASVDDLIEHYTHLARLAGRLSRGHIETSLLSLPRQGVVGKALKEVASYLKGLAKTADWIRDGKYGAQVKEKSEQDVLARSFNIMSREIAEKISTLRSMFEAIDEGIILADCEGRILEANQKFLSLMEVGDPGELDSIDIFTLIIPEEEIQGQIRKGLPVYDLYCTIFNRKNERIPVKVNVRPLNTASDGGNSVMMLISNESLRVRMKREQETLAAQALEAELRALRAQINPHFFFNTLNTIAHLIETDSPTAVGVVEKLAGMFRYTLLSTKHKTVRLHEELLHVREFLAIEKIRHGSRLEVDFRIERSVEESGIPPMLLQPIVENSIKHGADKNGIIRIMLKACREQDDLCIDISDAGDSEVDIAGLLDNSRTGLQNVNRRLMTLYRKHLEFIRRNTGGLMVRIRVPLDGEGTG; this comes from the coding sequence GTGGAAAGCGAATATAATGGTCAAAATGACGAGGTGGCCATGCTGGAGGCGAGTGTGGATGACCTGATCGAGCATTATACTCACCTGGCAAGACTGGCCGGCCGGCTCTCCCGGGGTCATATAGAGACTTCCCTCCTTTCGCTCCCCCGGCAGGGAGTGGTCGGAAAGGCCCTCAAGGAGGTCGCCTCCTATCTTAAAGGGCTGGCAAAGACCGCAGACTGGATCCGGGACGGAAAATACGGCGCCCAGGTCAAGGAGAAGTCGGAACAGGATGTACTTGCCCGGAGTTTCAATATTATGTCCAGGGAGATTGCCGAGAAGATCAGCACCCTGCGGAGCATGTTTGAGGCTATAGATGAGGGGATTATTCTGGCCGACTGCGAGGGCCGGATCCTGGAGGCAAACCAGAAGTTCCTCTCCCTCATGGAGGTGGGAGATCCGGGAGAACTCGATTCTATCGACATCTTTACTCTGATTATTCCCGAGGAGGAAATCCAGGGGCAGATCAGAAAGGGACTGCCCGTGTATGATTTGTATTGCACCATCTTCAATCGTAAGAATGAGCGGATTCCCGTCAAAGTGAACGTGCGTCCCCTGAATACGGCTTCCGACGGGGGTAATAGCGTAATGATGCTGATTTCAAATGAATCCCTGCGGGTACGAATGAAGCGCGAACAGGAAACCCTGGCAGCCCAGGCCCTGGAGGCTGAATTAAGGGCTTTGCGGGCCCAGATCAATCCCCATTTTTTCTTCAATACCCTGAACACCATAGCCCATCTTATCGAAACGGATTCCCCCACAGCGGTGGGGGTTGTGGAAAAACTTGCCGGGATGTTCCGTTACACCCTGCTGTCCACAAAGCATAAAACTGTACGACTGCACGAAGAGCTCCTGCATGTGCGGGAGTTCCTCGCCATAGAGAAAATCCGCCACGGCTCCCGGTTGGAAGTCGATTTCAGAATTGAGCGGTCTGTTGAAGAATCCGGTATTCCTCCCATGCTGTTGCAGCCGATTGTGGAAAACAGTATAAAACACGGAGCGGATAAAAACGGAATAATCCGCATCATGCTGAAAGCCTGCAGGGAACAGGATGATCTCTGTATAGACATTTCGGACGCCGGCGATTCGGAAGTCGATATTGCAGGTCTGCTGGACAACAGCCGCACGGGCCTGCAGAATGTAAACCGGCGTTTGATGACCCTGTACAGAAAGCATCTCGAGTTCATCAGGAGGAATACAGGTGGTCTCATGGTCAGGATCAGGGTTCCCCTGGACGGGGAGGGAACAGGATGA
- a CDS encoding LytR/AlgR family response regulator transcription factor produces MIRVLIADDEKPARGRLVSFISEYPEFLILGEASDGQETVAQVNRFEPDVLFLDIQMPKNNGFEVLQQLTCDPVIIFTTAYDEYAIAAFDVHALDYLLKPFSKERFSSTAALIRKILLDPMDYKERVRSAVGQIASGDAYLERVTVKDRHVYSIIPVQNIQCIKTAGGLVYIQTKEREFQTDTTLNQFEQRLDPSMFMRIHRTAIVNLERIEKILPWGQGRFALVLENGNSLHISRDRLQEFKSRVGLKV; encoded by the coding sequence ATGATACGTGTACTTATTGCGGATGATGAAAAACCTGCCAGGGGACGTTTAGTCTCTTTTATCTCCGAGTATCCGGAATTCCTGATTCTCGGAGAGGCTTCCGACGGACAGGAGACTGTTGCCCAGGTGAACCGGTTTGAGCCTGATGTACTGTTTCTCGATATCCAGATGCCGAAGAATAACGGATTCGAAGTCCTCCAGCAGCTGACCTGCGACCCTGTAATAATATTCACCACGGCCTATGATGAGTACGCCATTGCGGCTTTCGATGTCCATGCCCTGGATTATCTTCTCAAGCCCTTCAGCAAGGAGCGGTTCAGCAGTACTGCCGCTCTGATCAGGAAAATTCTGCTGGACCCCATGGACTACAAGGAGCGGGTACGCAGCGCTGTCGGACAGATCGCTTCAGGGGATGCATATCTTGAACGGGTCACGGTGAAGGACAGACATGTATACTCCATTATCCCTGTGCAGAATATTCAGTGTATAAAAACCGCCGGCGGGCTGGTATATATTCAGACAAAGGAGCGGGAGTTTCAGACGGATACGACCCTGAACCAGTTTGAGCAGCGCCTCGATCCTTCCATGTTCATGCGCATACATCGAACGGCGATAGTCAACCTGGAAAGGATCGAGAAGATTCTACCCTGGGGGCAGGGACGTTTTGCCCTTGTGCTGGAAAATGGGAATTCCCTCCATATCTCCCGGGACCGGCTGCAGGAGTTCAAGTCCCGGGTCGGTCTGAAAGTCTGA
- a CDS encoding AEC family transporter, whose product MAAAFLRLIGLVVSGYIIFHPRWMRRKLLPWLSAAIVNVLFPLYYISRYGISWDDAFSRGAHWMPLFFVMCVVTIYLQYLLVLWLLKHTRIFSSLQEENKSEFILLFAIHNVGYVPLPILEAIAPEPILIFLFTYVMAYQLIFWSFAVNIIKRVPGEPLQMRFRLTIPFVGIASGIVLAATGLYDHIPRIIASPVEQYSRFAMDGIMIVLGGILAGVPHESLTRHREFGPFLLVRQVLYPLVVLLAMLSLRLLFGGPSLLPGEPMTMADTWRWMQLFLVIEAAVPPATNIMIAIQNYGRPEQLPYSGSGIILSYLGAAVTLPLFVVLGYYL is encoded by the coding sequence ATGGCAGCAGCGTTTTTACGGTTGATCGGGCTTGTTGTATCAGGATATATCATCTTTCACCCCCGGTGGATGCGCAGAAAGCTGCTGCCCTGGCTTTCCGCGGCTATTGTGAATGTCCTGTTTCCCCTCTACTATATCTCCCGCTACGGAATCTCCTGGGATGACGCCTTCTCCAGGGGTGCCCACTGGATGCCCCTCTTCTTTGTCATGTGCGTCGTTACCATCTATCTGCAGTACCTTCTGGTCCTCTGGCTGCTCAAGCACACCAGGATATTCTCCAGCCTGCAGGAGGAAAACAAGAGCGAGTTCATTCTGCTGTTCGCCATCCACAATGTTGGGTATGTACCCCTCCCCATCCTGGAGGCCATTGCCCCGGAGCCGATTCTGATATTTCTCTTCACCTACGTAATGGCCTACCAGCTGATCTTCTGGAGCTTCGCGGTCAACATCATCAAGAGGGTTCCGGGGGAACCCCTGCAGATGCGCTTCAGGCTGACCATCCCCTTTGTGGGCATCGCCTCGGGGATAGTCCTGGCCGCCACCGGGCTCTACGACCATATTCCCAGGATTATCGCTTCTCCGGTGGAACAGTACTCCCGCTTTGCCATGGACGGAATCATGATCGTGCTGGGAGGAATCCTGGCCGGGGTACCCCATGAGAGCCTGACCCGTCACAGGGAGTTCGGTCCCTTTCTGCTGGTGAGGCAGGTACTCTATCCCCTGGTCGTACTCCTGGCCATGCTGTCACTGCGCCTGCTTTTCGGCGGCCCCTCCCTGCTTCCGGGAGAACCTATGACCATGGCAGATACCTGGCGATGGATGCAGCTCTTCCTGGTAATCGAGGCCGCCGTACCGCCGGCCACCAACATCATGATCGCCATCCAGAACTACGGCCGACCGGAGCAGCTGCCCTACTCTGGCAGCGGCATTATTTTAAGCTACCTGGGAGCCGCGGTTACCCTGCCCCTCTTCGTTGTGCTGGGATACTATCTGTAG
- a CDS encoding phosphotransferase, with product MDKGLIRTGSGSSSEVFKASDTEAFKLYYPGYSLLEVVREYENTSFVRRVYEKAPWVQEPGQREGRITLPLELIQGQGLAKILRFGDAREVGMSLGIMHRDLHVRPSEGLPPAKSVFEPVILDSPGIPEGKRKNCLSFLRERRDDRLCHGCFHPGNIVQTNSGWRLINWKYAFSGDPLADVAATVYHLRSSSRAGRRSPVLEPLLRDRLIRWYLKGYFGKEEIPRQDITIWMEITAIRFRGFAKERLS from the coding sequence ATGGATAAAGGACTTATTCGGACCGGCAGCGGTTCCAGCTCTGAAGTTTTTAAAGCCTCCGATACGGAAGCCTTCAAGCTCTATTATCCCGGCTACAGTCTGCTCGAGGTTGTCCGGGAGTACGAGAATACCAGTTTTGTCCGCCGGGTATATGAAAAGGCTCCCTGGGTACAGGAGCCGGGACAGCGGGAGGGCAGAATTACCCTGCCCCTCGAACTGATTCAAGGACAGGGGCTGGCGAAAATCCTGCGTTTCGGGGATGCCCGGGAAGTCGGGATGAGTCTCGGTATAATGCATCGGGACCTGCATGTACGGCCCTCCGAGGGTTTGCCCCCGGCGAAGAGTGTTTTTGAACCGGTAATCCTGGATTCCCCGGGTATTCCCGAAGGCAAACGGAAAAACTGCCTCTCCTTTCTACGGGAGCGGCGGGATGACCGACTCTGTCATGGCTGTTTTCATCCGGGAAACATAGTCCAGACAAACTCCGGCTGGCGCCTGATCAACTGGAAATATGCATTTTCCGGGGACCCCCTGGCTGATGTGGCGGCCACCGTCTATCATCTGCGTTCCTCCTCCCGGGCCGGGCGTCGCTCTCCCGTTCTGGAGCCTCTGTTGCGGGACAGGCTGATTCGCTGGTATCTGAAGGGGTATTTCGGAAAAGAGGAAATTCCCCGGCAAGATATCACAATCTGGATGGAAATAACGGCCATCAGGTTCCGCGGATTTGCCAAGGAGAGACTAAGTTAG
- a CDS encoding aldo/keto reductase — MLKRPLGNSGIEASVVAFGAWAIGGWKWGGTDDDVAVRAIHAAIDRGMDFVDTAPIYGFGHSEEVVGRAIQDRRDKVVLATKCGMRWDEKVGRYFFSHQMDTPQGPQPVDIHIYLDPESVRNEVEQSLKRLKTDYIDLMQTHWQERVSTPIEDTMEMLIKLKDQGKIRAIGVCNADPEEMKQYQSVGPLASDQEKFSMLDQEHAAKQRQFAAEEGLAYLAYSPIGQGLLTGKVGPDRQFNPGDQRLDNPRFSVENRKKVMAMLDEFRPVADAHRINLAQLAIAWTFHQHGCTHVLAGARNEEQVTENAAAGDVSLSKEELSLMKQVLDKHLPGLKL; from the coding sequence ATGTTGAAACGACCATTAGGAAATTCCGGAATAGAGGCCTCTGTTGTCGCCTTCGGTGCCTGGGCCATAGGCGGCTGGAAGTGGGGCGGGACTGATGACGATGTCGCGGTACGGGCGATCCACGCGGCCATTGACCGGGGTATGGACTTTGTTGATACCGCGCCTATTTACGGGTTCGGCCATTCCGAAGAGGTAGTCGGCCGGGCAATCCAGGATCGCCGTGACAAGGTTGTTCTGGCAACGAAGTGCGGTATGCGCTGGGACGAAAAAGTGGGACGCTACTTCTTCTCCCACCAGATGGATACCCCCCAGGGCCCTCAGCCGGTGGACATTCACATCTACCTTGATCCCGAATCGGTTCGCAACGAGGTGGAACAGAGCCTTAAGCGTCTGAAGACCGATTACATTGACCTGATGCAGACACACTGGCAGGAACGGGTCTCCACTCCCATCGAGGACACCATGGAGATGCTGATCAAACTGAAGGATCAGGGAAAGATCCGGGCCATCGGGGTCTGTAATGCCGACCCGGAGGAGATGAAACAGTACCAGTCCGTGGGTCCCCTGGCTTCCGACCAGGAGAAGTTCTCCATGCTCGACCAGGAGCACGCCGCTAAGCAGAGGCAGTTCGCCGCCGAAGAGGGGCTGGCGTACCTGGCCTATTCTCCCATCGGACAGGGGCTTCTCACCGGTAAGGTTGGTCCTGACCGGCAGTTCAACCCGGGCGACCAGCGCCTGGACAACCCCCGCTTCAGTGTTGAGAACCGCAAAAAGGTTATGGCCATGCTGGATGAGTTCCGGCCTGTCGCCGATGCCCATAGGATCAACCTGGCCCAGCTCGCCATCGCCTGGACTTTTCATCAGCACGGCTGTACCCATGTGCTCGCGGGGGCCAGAAACGAAGAGCAGGTTACCGAAAACGCCGCCGCCGGAGATGTAAGCCTGAGTAAGGAAGAGTTGAGCCTTATGAAGCAGGTTCTGGATAAACACCTGCCGGGTCTGAAGCTCTAA
- a CDS encoding mannitol dehydrogenase family protein: MKLTLEGLTKDIPQWKAGGYQLPKYDIEKVRAATLASPVWVHFGSGNIARGYLAMLQQRLLDAGHSDRGMIICSSWDEEVVDRVFRPHDNLNVAVSLHADGSVDKQVLASVAAYIKTNSELPELLRIFENPSLQMASLAATEKAYSLRDASGGYAPELASALEAPPRQPGHLMVLIAFLLYRRYLAGAAPLALVSMDNFSHNGLKLFSSVHEIAESWVKTGSVEKAFLEYIGDPARVSFPWSMIDRIVPKPSEQVREMLIDDGYESGDIITTARGSKATTFVNLEEAEYLVIEDSFPNGRPALDKAGVIFTDRDTVDKVETMKVCTGLNPLHTTLAIFGCLLGYDRIYEEMKNPLLRRFVTRLAYDEGLPVAAHPGIIDPEEFVHEVLTKRFPNPFVPDMPQRIAWDTSQKVPVRFGVTLKAYAARGADALGGLVYIPLFIAGWLRYLLGVNDEGKPFEISPDPLGPVLQEKLAGISLGNSGPYTENLKPILSDEKLFGIDLVESGLAEKISVMFGEMVKGPGAVTRTLEKYCRE; the protein is encoded by the coding sequence ATGAAGCTGACTCTGGAAGGACTTACAAAGGATATCCCGCAATGGAAGGCCGGCGGGTATCAGCTGCCGAAATACGATATCGAGAAGGTCAGGGCTGCAACCCTGGCCTCTCCGGTCTGGGTTCACTTCGGTTCCGGTAATATCGCCAGGGGGTATCTGGCGATGCTGCAGCAGAGGCTGCTGGATGCCGGCCACTCGGACCGGGGTATGATCATCTGTTCATCCTGGGACGAAGAGGTGGTGGACAGGGTCTTCCGGCCCCATGACAACCTGAATGTGGCTGTAAGCCTGCATGCCGACGGGAGTGTGGACAAGCAGGTTCTGGCAAGCGTGGCGGCCTATATTAAAACGAATTCCGAACTGCCTGAACTGCTGAGGATTTTCGAGAACCCCTCACTGCAGATGGCCAGCCTGGCCGCTACGGAGAAGGCCTACTCCCTGAGGGATGCTTCCGGAGGCTATGCCCCCGAGCTCGCTTCCGCTCTGGAAGCCCCCCCTCGACAACCCGGGCACCTGATGGTACTGATCGCGTTCCTTCTGTACCGCCGCTACCTGGCGGGGGCTGCTCCCCTCGCTCTGGTGAGCATGGATAACTTTTCCCATAACGGCCTGAAGCTTTTCAGTTCCGTTCACGAAATAGCAGAAAGCTGGGTAAAGACGGGGAGTGTGGAAAAGGCTTTTCTGGAATATATCGGTGACCCGGCAAGGGTCTCCTTTCCCTGGTCAATGATAGACAGGATTGTGCCGAAGCCTTCGGAACAGGTCAGGGAGATGCTGATTGATGACGGCTACGAGAGCGGCGATATCATCACCACGGCCAGGGGCTCAAAGGCCACCACCTTCGTCAATCTCGAGGAGGCTGAGTACCTGGTCATCGAGGACTCTTTTCCCAACGGCAGACCCGCCCTGGATAAGGCGGGGGTTATCTTTACCGACCGGGATACCGTGGACAAGGTGGAGACCATGAAGGTCTGCACCGGTCTGAATCCCCTGCATACTACCCTGGCCATATTCGGCTGCCTGCTGGGCTACGACAGAATCTATGAAGAGATGAAGAATCCCCTCCTGCGGCGTTTTGTCACCCGCCTGGCCTATGATGAGGGACTGCCGGTGGCGGCCCATCCGGGGATAATCGATCCGGAAGAGTTTGTTCACGAGGTTTTGACAAAGCGCTTTCCCAATCCCTTTGTCCCGGATATGCCCCAGCGTATCGCCTGGGACACCTCCCAGAAGGTTCCGGTGCGCTTCGGGGTCACTTTGAAGGCCTACGCAGCACGGGGCGCCGATGCCCTTGGGGGGCTGGTCTACATTCCCCTCTTCATTGCCGGCTGGCTGCGCTATCTGCTGGGGGTCAATGATGAGGGAAAACCCTTCGAGATCAGTCCCGACCCCCTGGGGCCGGTGCTGCAGGAGAAGCTTGCCGGAATTTCCCTGGGGAATTCAGGTCCCTATACGGAAAACCTCAAGCCGATTCTGTCGGATGAAAAGCTCTTCGGCATCGACCTGGTTGAAAGCGGTCTGGCCGAGAAGATCTCTGTAATGTTCGGGGAGATGGTAAAAGGCCCGGGGGCTGTGACCCGGACCCTTGAAAAGTATTGCAGGGAATAA